From one Acinonyx jubatus isolate Ajub_Pintada_27869175 chromosome B1, VMU_Ajub_asm_v1.0, whole genome shotgun sequence genomic stretch:
- the NEIL2 gene encoding endonuclease 8-like 2 isoform X1, which produces MPEGPSVRKFHHLVSPFVGQQVVKTGGSSKKLNPASFQSLWLLDNQVHGKKLFLRFDPDEELGSLGNNSLPEPLQEGEKREEAEDQKQALGPSSREISSRSSQSLERVVPSGGNGLECLQGDTPAEGAERWLQVSFGLFGSIWMNEFSRAKKANKRGDWRDPIPRLVLYFGGGGFLAFYNCQMAWSPSPVVIPASDILSEKFHRARALEALSQEQPVCYTLLDQRYFSGLGNIIKNEALFRAGIHPLSLGSLLSPLHLEALVDHVVEFSADWLRGKFQGKQQHTQVYQKEQCPVGHQVMKEAFGPPGGFQRLTWWCPQCQPRLPPDEQEQGRLS; this is translated from the exons ATGCCAGAAGGACCATCTGTGAGGAAGTTCCACCATTTGGTCTCCCCCTTTGTGGGGCAGCAGGTGGTCAAGACAGGGGGCAGCAGTAAGAAGCTAAACCCTGCCAGCTTTCAGTCCCTGTGGCTCCTAGACAACCAG gtcCATGGAAAGAAATTATTCCTAAGATTTGATCCAGATGAAGAACTTGGGTCCCTTGGCAACAACTCACTACCAGAGCCTctgcaggaaggagagaagagggaagaggctgAGGACCAAAAGCAGGCCTTGGGGCCCAGCAGCCGGGAAATCTCCAGCCGGTCCTCTCAGTCCCTGGAGCGTGTTGTTCCCAGTGGAGGCAACGGTTTGGAGTGTTTGCAGGGAGACACTCCCGCAGAAGGTGCTGAGAGGTGGCTGCAGGTCAGCTTTGGTTTATTTGGCAGCATTTGGATGAACGAGTTCTCCAgagcaaagaaagcaaacaagagGGGTGACTGGAGGGACCCCATTCCAAG gttGGTCCTGTACTTTGGCGGTGGTGGCTTCCTGGCATTTTATAATTGTCAGATGGCTTGGAGCCCTTCCCCAGTGGTCATACCCGCTTCTGACATCTTGTCTGAAAAGTTCCATCGAGCACGAGCCTTGGAAGCTCTGAGCCAGGAGCAGCCTGTCTGCTATACACTGCTGGACCAAAGATACTTCTCTGGTTTAG ggaACATCATTAAGAACGAAGCCTTGTTCAGAGCTGGGATCCATCCCCTTTCTCTTGGTTCCCTCCTCAGTCCTCTGCATCTGGAGGCCCTGGTGGATCACGTGGTGGAGTTCAGTGCCGACTGGCTTCGGGGCAAGTTCCAGGGCAAACAGCAGCACACGCAGGTCTACCAGAAGGAGCAGTGCCCCGTCGGGCACCAGGTTATGAAAGAGGCATTTGGGCCTCCAGGCGGCTTCCAGAGGCTCACCTGGTGGTGCCCGCAGTGCCAGCCCAGGCTGCCACCTGACGAGCAAGAGCAGGGCCGGCTCTCCTAA
- the NEIL2 gene encoding endonuclease 8-like 2 isoform X2: MCGKGNLETELGASFLENQGRHWVLWKPENPAGHGLGEQPGMWVVHGKKLFLRFDPDEELGSLGNNSLPEPLQEGEKREEAEDQKQALGPSSREISSRSSQSLERVVPSGGNGLECLQGDTPAEGAERWLQVSFGLFGSIWMNEFSRAKKANKRGDWRDPIPRLVLYFGGGGFLAFYNCQMAWSPSPVVIPASDILSEKFHRARALEALSQEQPVCYTLLDQRYFSGLGNIIKNEALFRAGIHPLSLGSLLSPLHLEALVDHVVEFSADWLRGKFQGKQQHTQVYQKEQCPVGHQVMKEAFGPPGGFQRLTWWCPQCQPRLPPDEQEQGRLS, encoded by the exons ATGTGTGGAAAAGGAAATCTCGAGACGGAACTGGGAGCCAGTTTCCTAGAAAACCAAGGTAGACATTGGGTGTTATGGAAGCCTGAGAACCCTGCGGGACATGGCCTTGGGGAACAGCCTGGCATGTGGGTG gtcCATGGAAAGAAATTATTCCTAAGATTTGATCCAGATGAAGAACTTGGGTCCCTTGGCAACAACTCACTACCAGAGCCTctgcaggaaggagagaagagggaagaggctgAGGACCAAAAGCAGGCCTTGGGGCCCAGCAGCCGGGAAATCTCCAGCCGGTCCTCTCAGTCCCTGGAGCGTGTTGTTCCCAGTGGAGGCAACGGTTTGGAGTGTTTGCAGGGAGACACTCCCGCAGAAGGTGCTGAGAGGTGGCTGCAGGTCAGCTTTGGTTTATTTGGCAGCATTTGGATGAACGAGTTCTCCAgagcaaagaaagcaaacaagagGGGTGACTGGAGGGACCCCATTCCAAG gttGGTCCTGTACTTTGGCGGTGGTGGCTTCCTGGCATTTTATAATTGTCAGATGGCTTGGAGCCCTTCCCCAGTGGTCATACCCGCTTCTGACATCTTGTCTGAAAAGTTCCATCGAGCACGAGCCTTGGAAGCTCTGAGCCAGGAGCAGCCTGTCTGCTATACACTGCTGGACCAAAGATACTTCTCTGGTTTAG ggaACATCATTAAGAACGAAGCCTTGTTCAGAGCTGGGATCCATCCCCTTTCTCTTGGTTCCCTCCTCAGTCCTCTGCATCTGGAGGCCCTGGTGGATCACGTGGTGGAGTTCAGTGCCGACTGGCTTCGGGGCAAGTTCCAGGGCAAACAGCAGCACACGCAGGTCTACCAGAAGGAGCAGTGCCCCGTCGGGCACCAGGTTATGAAAGAGGCATTTGGGCCTCCAGGCGGCTTCCAGAGGCTCACCTGGTGGTGCCCGCAGTGCCAGCCCAGGCTGCCACCTGACGAGCAAGAGCAGGGCCGGCTCTCCTAA